The genomic DNA ACACTATCGAGATCCATCTTCAAAGGCAAGAATGGCCTGGGATGAAGATGAAATCCTGAATTTCGAGCGTTATCTTCCCCAAGAAGAAGAGGATATCATAGAGATTGGAAAAAAGACAATCGATGAAATCAAGACTTTTCCTCGATCCGAGGATACATACGGTTTAATACACTCTGATATCCATCATGGCAATTTCTTCTACGATCAAAGGGAAGCAGATCTCCACGTATTTGATTTTGATGATAGTATGTGGTTTTACTTCGCAAGTGATATCGCCATCCCCCTATACTATGCAACCTGGTCGAAGCATGGAGGTGATTCCCTTCACGTACGTTCTGCCTTCGGAGAGGGTTTCCTTCGTTCGTTCCTGAGAGGGTATGAGAGCGAATGCCCGGTTCCGAAAGAATGGTTCCTGCGGATTCCTCAGTTCCTCCTCCTAAGGGACTTGACCCTTTACTCCGTTTTCCATCAGAAGTGGGACCTGGCCACTATTCCCCAGGAAGAAAAAGAGCTCCTCGATGGATTGAGGAAGAGGCTTAGGCAAAAGGAACCAATGGTCGATCTCGATTGGGAGGCAATCTACGACAACCGCTAGAATCGATTGAGGCTGAAACAAACGTGTTCTAGCCATAGTAAAACCCGAACTTCGTTGCCTGCGATCAAGCAACGAAGTTCGGGTTTTTACTTTGTTTTATGAATATGTCATTGTGTCCAGGTGTGAACCATTTTTCCTTTCAGTGGTTTTTTGATATGATTCATAGGTGGAAGAAGAGGTGTAGAGAATGAAACAATCAATCGGCTTTATCGGCTGTGGAAATATGGCTCAGGCCATCATAGGCGGCATCGTCAACTCCGGACTGGTGGATAAAACATCTGTCATGGCGAGCGCCAAAACCCGCGGAACCGTCGAAAGAATAAAAGAAAAATACGGAATCCGTACAACATTGGACAATGGAGAGGTAGCGGCATTTGCCGACGTGTTGTTCCTCGCAGTCAAACCGGATCAACATCAGGAAATCCTCTCATCCATTAAGGAGAATGTGAAGCCGGATACCATCGTCATCACGATGGCCGCAGGGATTACACTCCAGTGGATGGAAGCGGTACTAACCCCGGACTCGAAGATTGTGAGAACGATGCCGAATACGCCATCCCTTGTAGGAGAAGGGATGACTGCGTATTGCGTCAATGGCCGGGTAGGAGAAGGCGAGCGTGAGATGATCCATGCTGTCCTCGAAAGCTTCGGAAAAGCAGAGGAGATGGACGAAAGCCTCTTGGACGCCATTCCAGCCGTCAGCGGCTCATCACCTGCTTATGCCTTCATGTTCATGGAAGCATTGGCAGACGGTGCGGTGAAAGAGGGGATCCCTAGAAAGCAGGCATATAACCTGGCAGCACAGGCGCTTCTCGGAGCAGCAAAGATGGTGCTTGAAACGGGCAGCCATCCTGGAGAGCTGAAGGATGCGGTCTGCTCACCGGGAGGGGCTACCATCGAAGCTGTCATTGAACTTGAAAAGAGCGGCTTCAAGGGAAGCATTGTAAGGGCAATGGATGCCTGTACAAAAAAAGCAAAGCAGCTGGGAAGGGAAGATTGAACATGAACGTATTGGTAATCGCTGCACATCCGCGAATGAACGAATCAATCGTCAACAAAGCCTGGGTAAAGAGGCTGGAAAAAGAGGCCGATGTGACGGTCCACGACCTTTACCGTGAATACCCGGATTTCCAAATCGATGTAACACGTGAGCAGAAGTTGGTTGAAGAACACGATAGGATCGTCCTGCAGTTCCCTTTCTACTGGTACAGTGCCCCCGCGCTGATGAAAGAATGGATCGATGCCGTGTTGACCTATGGGTGGGCGTACGGAAGTGGTGGTACGATGCTTCATGGCAAAGAACTTCTGATTGCGACGTCCACAGGGTCACCGGCAGATGCCTATCAGGCTGGAGGAAAGAATCATTATGCCATGAGCGAGCTACTGAAGCCGTTCCAGGCAACATCGAACCTGATCGGAACAACGTATCTTCCGGCATTCATCGAACAGGGCGTCAGGACACTGGATGAAGAAGGAGTGGCCCGGTCTGCCGAGAGGCTTGCGGATTATATTAAAAAGTAATAAAAAAACGGCTCCTGGAAGCCGTTTTTTTTGTGAAATCAATGCGTGGTAAACGTAACGAGTAGTGAAGCCTTCACGGATATTTCACCTGGCAGGATGGCAGATTCCTGAACTGCGAGCTTCATAGGGGAAGGAAGCTCAGTAGATTGACCTTCTTTGATAGAAAGGGGATCAGAAACCAGCTCCTGACCAGATTGCCTGGCAAGGACCGTGGCCTTTGCCAAAGCGTCTCTATAGGCGTGTTCCAGGGCGTACTGATATAGGGCAGTGGAATGGGAGGAGAGGAACTGGATCCCCTCCACCCGGTTTGCTCCGGCCTTCACGGCATCATCGATGATCTTTCCCGCCTTTTCAATGGTTCTAAGGTGGACGCGCAGGATATTCACGACTTCATAACCATTAAAGATCTGCTTTCCATCTTCAAAGGAATAGCGGGGGATGATCTGATAGTTTGCTGTTTGTGTATCACTGTTTGAAACTCCGTTTGCTTGAAGCGTCCCGACTATGTTCTTTATCTTTTCGTTATTTTCCTGTTGGGCTTTTTGCAGATCGTGGCCTTCGGTCATCACCCCTAATGTGATCAGGGCTTCATCAGGCGCTCCATATGAGGTGTGTTCTCCTGAAACCGTGATGGTTCCCCGGGAATCGGTCACGCGCATAGATGGATACATCCTGTTACACACATGTGAAGGATTCGATTTTATCAAGATCGATTCCGAAATACACCCATGTGAATCCGATCCATCTCCATCCTGCTATGGACCTTCTTCCGAGGAAGACAGGGTAGAACCAGAAAGCGTCACGGTTGAGCCAGATATAGGTATAGCGGAACAGGCATCTCCGGATGGAACCCGGGTCCACGGCAAACGTCGACGTTCCTCCAGGGCCGCCCTGCATGACGGTCTTCTGAGGCTGGAAGTTAGGCGGAGGTCCAGGTGGAGGCTGATTTTGTCCACCGCCCTGAGAAGGAGATGGGGACCCGCTGCTGCCACCTTGCCCTGGTGGCGGTGATGGCGGGAATACATTTGGAAGTCCGGGGATGGAAGGGAAACCACTGCCCCCGGAACCTCCTCCGCCGGGAAAGCCGGGTAGGAATTGTCTCTGATCGTACATAATAGAACCTCCTCCATTCATGTTGGTATCATTGTATGAGGAGGAGGTTCGTGTGTGCGTGTCTATAAATCAGAAGGGAAACCGGTACTCATGGCGTGCTTTAATGTATCAATGGATCTTGTGAATTGCTTTTGCTCTGTTTCACCCAGTTGGAGTTCGACGACCTTCCTGATTCCTTGTCGATTGATGATGGCGGGCACTCCGGTATAGACACCGTGCTGCCCATACTCCCCATCCAGGAGGGAAGAGATGGTAAGGATGCTGTTTTCATCATTCAGTATTGCTTTGGTGAGACGGGCCAAACCCATGGCAATCCCGTAGTAGGTGGCTCCTTTTTTCTCGATGATATGGTAGGCAGCATCCCTGACATTTTCAAAAAGGTCCTGCAGGTCGCTCTGGATTTGTGGTTCCGTTAGATCGACCAGGTCACCAAGGGAGCTGGCCCCGATGGTGGCATGACTCCAGACCGGAAATTCGGTATCGCCATGTTCACCCATGATATAGGCATGGATGTTTCGCGTATCAAGATGAAAGTATTCACCCAGCAGATAGCGGAGCCTTGCGGTGTCAAGGATCGTCCCTGAGCCGATCACCTTTTCTTTTGGGAGACCGGAGAAAGTCCATGTGGCATAGCTTAATAGATCAACTGGATTAGTGGCGACGATGAAGATGCCATCAAAGCCGCTCTCCATCACCGAATCGACAATGGTCTTGAAAATCCGGACGTTTTTATCAATAAGATCCAACCGCGTTTCACCAGGTTTTTGATTGGCGCCAGCTGTGATCACGACAAGATCTGCATCGCGGCAGTCGCTGTACGCTCCTGCACGTATTTTCATTGGGGATGAGAATGCGAGACCATGATTAAGGTCCATGGCGTCTCCTATGGCTTTTTCAACGTTCATGTCGATCATCACGAGCTCGTGGACAAGATTTTGATTGAGAAGGGCAAAAGCATAGCTTGAACCGACAAAGCCTGTTCCGATCAATACGACTTTATTTGTTTTCATCCGTCATACGCCCTTTTTAATTGGATTTATGAAAGTGGTGGGTTGAAGATGATAATGTGAAATATTTCACAAACTTATAGTAGCATACTCCAAATCGAATTTCCAACACGAAATTTCGACAACTTTAAAGGGATTCCACGAAGCTGCGGGGAATAAGTCCATAGGAGGGATGCACGATGCGTTATGAGAAAGGTGATATCAAGGTCCGGCCTTTGAAGGATGAAGATGCCGAATTTCTTTATAACTGGCTGAACGATCCGCGGATCCTTGAGTATTACGAAGGAAGGGACAAACCCTTTACCCATGAGATGGTGGAGGAAGCGTTTTATAATGACGATAAAGAGAAGGTCGCCTGCATCGTTCAATATAAAGGGGAGAAAGTCGGTTATCTCCAATATTATCCATTAGATGATGAGACCAAGCTTCGCTACGGATATACGAATCTTGATGAGTTCATCTATGGGACCGATCAGTTCATAGGGGATTCAAGGTACTGGAATAAAGGCGTGGGCACGCTGATGATCAAGGCCATGGTGGAATATTTCATGCTTGAAAAAGGCCTGCACCGGTTGGTCATGGATCCGATGACCTGGAATCGCAGGGCAATTCGTTGCTATGAGAAATGCGGCTACAGCAAAGCACGGATCCTGCCTCAAAATGAGCTCCACGAAGGTGAATGGCACGACTGCTGGCTGATGGAATACATACCGGATTGAAATGGATGGATGGATATGGAAGATAGAATGAGCGAAGCGATCGAAGCGAGGAAGTCAGGGAATACAGTGGAGTCGATCAGGATACTGAAAGAGCTGATCGCCGAACACCCCAAAAGCGGAAGCCTACACTATCAATGTGCCTGGAGTCATGATGCATCAGGACTTGAAGAGGAAGCCGTTGAATATTATGAGAAAGCATTGACATACGGGTTGGATGAAGAAGAGTCCATCGGTGCTTATACGGGACTCGGGAGCACCTACCGTGCCCTCGGGAAGTATGAAAAATCAAAAGAAGTGCTTGAGGATGGGCTTAAGAGACACAGGGACAGGGCATTATCAGTATTCTACAGCATGACGCTCTATAACCTCGGAGAGCCGAAGAAGGCAATGGAACTGCTTTTAGGGCAGCTGTGTGATACTTCTTCAGATGGTTCGATCCAATCTTATGCAGCTGCTATCAACTATTACAGCCGCGACCTTGATCGTACGTGGTAAAGAAGGACTCATACTAAAAAGGCAGCTCCCACCGTGGGAGCTGCCTTTCCTCTTTAATGAGGGATGAATGCCAGCTGATAGAAGAACAGCACGGCAAAGATATAG from Rossellomorea marisflavi includes the following:
- a CDS encoding phosphotransferase enzyme family protein, which codes for MESWIDAQWTKERLNEAAGMFDCDASDARKLGDFENYVYEVKKEGISYILRITHSSHRRQIELEAEMKWINFLHGHGLNVSLSHQSRTGSLVEELAGDDGSFFVSLFDKAPGVAVRANSDHFDERLFEKWGSLTGKMHTITKHYRDPSSKARMAWDEDEILNFERYLPQEEEDIIEIGKKTIDEIKTFPRSEDTYGLIHSDIHHGNFFYDQREADLHVFDFDDSMWFYFASDIAIPLYYATWSKHGGDSLHVRSAFGEGFLRSFLRGYESECPVPKEWFLRIPQFLLLRDLTLYSVFHQKWDLATIPQEEKELLDGLRKRLRQKEPMVDLDWEAIYDNR
- a CDS encoding NAD(P)H-dependent oxidoreductase yields the protein MNVLVIAAHPRMNESIVNKAWVKRLEKEADVTVHDLYREYPDFQIDVTREQKLVEEHDRIVLQFPFYWYSAPALMKEWIDAVLTYGWAYGSGGTMLHGKELLIATSTGSPADAYQAGGKNHYAMSELLKPFQATSNLIGTTYLPAFIEQGVRTLDEEGVARSAERLADYIKK
- the proC gene encoding pyrroline-5-carboxylate reductase, yielding MKQSIGFIGCGNMAQAIIGGIVNSGLVDKTSVMASAKTRGTVERIKEKYGIRTTLDNGEVAAFADVLFLAVKPDQHQEILSSIKENVKPDTIVITMAAGITLQWMEAVLTPDSKIVRTMPNTPSLVGEGMTAYCVNGRVGEGEREMIHAVLESFGKAEEMDESLLDAIPAVSGSSPAYAFMFMEALADGAVKEGIPRKQAYNLAAQALLGAAKMVLETGSHPGELKDAVCSPGGATIEAVIELEKSGFKGSIVRAMDACTKKAKQLGRED
- a CDS encoding GNAT family N-acetyltransferase encodes the protein MRYEKGDIKVRPLKDEDAEFLYNWLNDPRILEYYEGRDKPFTHEMVEEAFYNDDKEKVACIVQYKGEKVGYLQYYPLDDETKLRYGYTNLDEFIYGTDQFIGDSRYWNKGVGTLMIKAMVEYFMLEKGLHRLVMDPMTWNRRAIRCYEKCGYSKARILPQNELHEGEWHDCWLMEYIPD
- a CDS encoding L-lactate dehydrogenase, yielding MKTNKVVLIGTGFVGSSYAFALLNQNLVHELVMIDMNVEKAIGDAMDLNHGLAFSSPMKIRAGAYSDCRDADLVVITAGANQKPGETRLDLIDKNVRIFKTIVDSVMESGFDGIFIVATNPVDLLSYATWTFSGLPKEKVIGSGTILDTARLRYLLGEYFHLDTRNIHAYIMGEHGDTEFPVWSHATIGASSLGDLVDLTEPQIQSDLQDLFENVRDAAYHIIEKKGATYYGIAMGLARLTKAILNDENSILTISSLLDGEYGQHGVYTGVPAIINRQGIRKVVELQLGETEQKQFTRSIDTLKHAMSTGFPSDL
- a CDS encoding tetratricopeptide repeat protein, which encodes MEDRMSEAIEARKSGNTVESIRILKELIAEHPKSGSLHYQCAWSHDASGLEEEAVEYYEKALTYGLDEEESIGAYTGLGSTYRALGKYEKSKEVLEDGLKRHRDRALSVFYSMTLYNLGEPKKAMELLLGQLCDTSSDGSIQSYAAAINYYSRDLDRTW
- a CDS encoding SIMPL domain-containing protein, yielding MYPSMRVTDSRGTITVSGEHTSYGAPDEALITLGVMTEGHDLQKAQQENNEKIKNIVGTLQANGVSNSDTQTANYQIIPRYSFEDGKQIFNGYEVVNILRVHLRTIEKAGKIIDDAVKAGANRVEGIQFLSSHSTALYQYALEHAYRDALAKATVLARQSGQELVSDPLSIKEGQSTELPSPMKLAVQESAILPGEISVKASLLVTFTTH